The window GCGGAGAGGTGCTCCACCCGGCCGTCTGCTGTGCGGGGGCCTCAGACGTCCTGGCCGTTGCCGCCGCCGGACGCCACCTCGATGCCCTTCGTGATCTCGTCGATCACGGACTGAGGCTCGCCGACGTCGACACCGAAGCGGACCACCACGATCTGGCCGGAGTCGGCGGGGGAGGGGAAGGCCAGCGACTCGACATAGCCGTCGGCGCCCTTGCTGGTGACCGCCTTCCAGCGCACCAGATAGCCCTTCTGCCCGGCGACGGTCACCGCCTTGGACGCCAGCACGTCGTGCGAGGTGATCTCGCCGTACCCCTCGCCGTAGGACTGCTGGGCGTTCGCCTCGATGTCCGCCTTCGCGACCTCCTCGGCGGTGGTGCCGGTGGTGCCGAGCACGCGCGCGGGGGCCGAGTAGGCGCCGCCCTTGGTGCAGTTCTGGGAGGTGTCCCCGGGGCACTTGTACGACTGCTCCGAGGTCACCGAGGCGCCCACGGTGATCTCCTGGCCGTACCAGCCGTCCGGCACCGGCAGGCTGATCCCGCTGATCGAGTCGGTCACCGAACCGCTCTCGATCCTCGGCGCCTCGGACTCCTCCGGGGACGGGGACTGGCCACCGGAACCACCGGAACCGCCCGAGCCACCGGAGCCGCCGTCGTCACCGAAGGGGCCGCCCGGTCCGCCCGTGTCGCCCTGATTGCCGGGCCCCGGCTGGGAGTTGGCGGTGCCGCTGTCCGAACCCCCGCTGTCGGCCAGCGCGTACACGCCCACACCGATGCTCGCGAGGACCGCGGCGGCCACCGCCACGGCTATGCCCGTCCGCAGTCCGCGCCGCTGACCGCCGGGCGGAGGCGTGGGATATGCCGGATAGGCCGGGTATGTCGACTGGGTCCCGGCGGCCGGCGACGGCGCCGGCGGACCCCATGCGGCGGCCGATCCCGCGGGGCGGGTCTGGTCCGTCCATGCTCTGCCGTCCCACCAGCGTTCGGTGGCGGGACCGTCATTTGTCTGCCCCGGGTCGGGGTACCACCCGGGAGGAGTCACCTGCGTCATGCCCCCACCGTATGAGGCAACGGTGAAAGCCGTATGAGAGGGACCCCGGCCACCGTCCTGTCATCCTGCCGAACGCACCGTCACCCATGTCGGCAACAGCTGACCGGACCGCCCTCCAAGCGGACGGCCGGAGGGCTACGCTCAATGCCTGTACGTCGTTCGGGCGACTTGGGGAGGTAGCGGGATGACGGAGGTACGGCCCACGGCGGCCGCCTCGGCTTCCCTGTGGGAGCGCGAGTCCGAAATCGCCGACGTCGTACGGGCGGTGGACACCTTGAGCGCCGACCGCGACTGCCCGGGCAGCCTGTTGGTGATCCGGGGCGAGGCAGGCTTCGGCAAGACCGCCCTGCTGGCCGAGACCCGGCGCATCGCCGAGGCCCGCGGCTGCCATGTGTGGTCGGCCCGCGGCGGCGAGGCCCTCAGGTCCGTCCCCTTCTACGTGGTACGGCAGTTGCTCCAGACCGCGCTGGTGGAGCTGTTGCCGGAGGAGGCCCGCGAGTACCTCGGTGACTGGTTCGACATCGCGGGCCCCGCGCTCGGCATAGCGGAACCGGCCGAGCGACGGCCCGACCCGCAGGGCGTGTGCGACGGCCTCGTCGCCGCCGTACGGCGCCTTGCGCGCCGCGACTGGCCGCTGGTGCTGCTCATCGACGACGCGCACTGGGCCGACCAGGAGACCCTGCGCTGGCTCGCCGCCTTCGCCGAACGCCTCGACGACCTGTCCGTACTGGTCGTGGTGGCCCGCAGGCCCGGGGACGTCCGGGGCGAGAGCGCCCGGCATCTCGACGCGGTGGCCGCCGCCGCGAGCA of the Streptomyces sp. NBC_00287 genome contains:
- a CDS encoding DUF2510 domain-containing protein, translated to MTQVTPPGWYPDPGQTNDGPATERWWDGRAWTDQTRPAGSAAAWGPPAPSPAAGTQSTYPAYPAYPTPPPGGQRRGLRTGIAVAVAAAVLASIGVGVYALADSGGSDSGTANSQPGPGNQGDTGGPGGPFGDDGGSGGSGGSGGSGGQSPSPEESEAPRIESGSVTDSISGISLPVPDGWYGQEITVGASVTSEQSYKCPGDTSQNCTKGGAYSAPARVLGTTGTTAEEVAKADIEANAQQSYGEGYGEITSHDVLASKAVTVAGQKGYLVRWKAVTSKGADGYVESLAFPSPADSGQIVVVRFGVDVGEPQSVIDEITKGIEVASGGGNGQDV